The sequence below is a genomic window from Kitasatospora kifunensis.
GCAGGACCGGACGACCTGTCGGTGCGCTGCGCGGCCAAGGAGGGCGTCTTCACAGCGGTGGAGACCGCGGCCGACGACGTGGCGCTGATCGCCTTCACCTCCGGCACCACCGGGCGGCCCAAGGCGACCCTGCACTTCCACCGGGACGTGCTGGCCAACGCCGACACCTTCTCCCGCCAGGTGCTGCGGCCGCAGCCGGACGACCTGTTCGCCGGCACCCCGCCGCTGGCCTTCACCTTCGGGCTCGGCGGCCTGGTGGTCTTCCCGCTGCGGGTCGGTGCGGCGTCCCTGCTGCTGGAGCAGGCCAGTGCCGAGCAGCTCGCCGAGCAGGTGGCACGGCACCGGGTCACCGTGCTGTTCACCGCCCCGACCGCCTACCGGGCGATCCTCGGCGCCGGGCTCGCCGACCGGCTGGCGGCCGTGCGCCGCTGCGTCTCGGCCGGTGAGTTCCTGCCCGCCGCGGTGTGGGAGGCGTTCCACCGGGCCACCGGGATCCGGCTGATCGACGGCATCGGTGCGACCGAGATGCTGCACGTGTTCATCTCGGCGGCCGACGGCGACATCCGCCCGGGCGCCACCGGAAAGCCGGTGCCCGGTTTCCGGGCCGCCGTCCTGGACCACGAGGGCAATCCCGTCCCCGACGGGCAGCCGGGCCTGCTGGCGGTCAAGGGCCCGACCGGCTGCCGCTACCTGGACGACGAGCGGCAGGCCGACTACGTGCGCGACGGCTGGAACATCACCGGCGACACCTATGTCCGTGACCAGGACGGCTACTTCTGGTACCAGGCACGCAGCGACGACATGATCGTCTCCGCCGGCTACAACATCGCGGGTCCCGAGGTCGAGCAGGCCCTCATCGGGCACCCGCAGGTCGCGGACTGCGCGGTGGCCGGGGCGCCGGACGAGCGGCGCGGCGCGATCGTCAAGGCCTTCGTGGTGCTGCGCGACGGGGTGCCGCCCGGTCCCGAGACCGCGAAGGAGCTGCAGGACTACGTCAAGCGGACCATCGCGCCGTACAAGTACCCGCGCGCGGTGGAGTTCGTCGCGGCGCTGCCCCGCAACTCCAGCGGCAAGATCCACCGGGCCGAGCTGCGGCGCTGGGCCCGGCAGGCCGAGGAGCCTGCCTCGGCGAGCGGCCCGGTGAGCGGCCCGGCGAGCGGCCCGGCGAGCGTGCTGGTCGAGCGGCGGGTGGAGTGGTCGGACACGGATGCGGCCGGGCACTACCACTTCTCCGCCATTCAGCGCTGGGCCGAGGCGGCGGAGGCGGTGCTGCTGCGCCGGCTCGGCCTGAGCGAGCTGTTCGGCAGCATTCCCCGGGTCCACTTCGAGGCGGACTACCGGGAGCGGCTGTGGTTCGGCGATGCGGTCCGGATCGAGTTCCGGGTGGCGAAGGTGGGCAACTCCTCGCTGCACTACGCCTTCGACGTCCACGGGCCGCACGGTCTTGCCGCCACGGGGCGGATGGCGGTGGTTCACTCGGCGGCCCACGCCAAGGGCACCGTGCCGTGGCCGCCGCAGGTGCGGACCGCGCTCCTGGAGGCGGGCGTGCAGGAGTCGGAGACGTACCGCTAGATATCGCGCTGTCTTGACGGTCGCTGAATAACCGCAATACTTGGACCCATCGGACGGACCCCGGGAGGACGTCGTGCGCGTAGCAGTCATCGGAGGCGGACCCGGCGGGCTCTACTTCGCGGCCCTGGCCAAGCAGCTCTCCGCGCAGTGGGAGATCACGCTCTGGGAGCGCAACCCGCGCGAGGAGGCCTTCGGCTTCGGCGTCGTCTTCTCCGACGAGACGCTGGACGGCATCGCCCAGGCCGATCCCGCCGTCTTCGCCGCGATGTCCGCCGAGTTCGCCCGCTGGAGCGACATCGACGTCCACTACCGGGGCCAGCTGCGCACCTCCGGCGGTCACGGTTTCGCCGCACTCGACCGCAACCGGCTACGGGAGATCCTGCAGCGGCGCTGCGCGCAGCTGGGGGTGGACGTGCGCTACGGAACGCCGGCGCCGCCGGTTGCGCAACTGAGCGCCGAGTACGACCTGGTGGTCGCCGCGGATGGCATCCGCTCCACGACCCGCGAGAGCTACGCCGGGAGCTTCGGGCCCGAGCTGGACGAGCGGCGCTGCCGCTACATGTGGCTCGCCACCGACAAGGTCTTCGAGGCCTTCACCTTCATCGTGGCGGAGCACGACTTCGGCGTCCTCCAGGTGCACGCCTACCCCTACAGCGCGCGGCGCTCCACCTTCATCGTGGAGATCGCGGAGGACGCCTGGCGGCGAGCGGGCTTCGAGGCCCTGGCCGACCGGGAGTTCGCGCGCGGCGAGAGCGACGAGCAGAGCGTGCGGCGGTGCGAGCAGCTCCTGGCCGAGCACCTGGACGGGCACCGGCTGATACCGGGCGCCTCGAAGTGGATCCGCTTCGAGACCGTGCGCAACGCCTCCTGGCGGCACCGCAACGTGGTGCTGCTCGGGGACGCCGCCCACAGCGCCCACTTCTCGATCGGCTCGGGCACCAAGCTCGCCATGGAGGACGCGCTCGCGCTCGCCGCCAGCCTGCACGAACACCCCACGGTGGCCGAGGCGTTGGCCGCCTACGAGGCCGAGCGTCGGCCGGTGGTGGAGT
It includes:
- a CDS encoding acyl-CoA thioesterase, producing MRRWARQAEEPASASGPVSGPASGPASVLVERRVEWSDTDAAGHYHFSAIQRWAEAAEAVLLRRLGLSELFGSIPRVHFEADYRERLWFGDAVRIEFRVAKVGNSSLHYAFDVHGPHGLAATGRMAVVHSAAHAKGTVPWPPQVRTALLEAGVQESETYR